Proteins from a genomic interval of Poecile atricapillus isolate bPoeAtr1 chromosome 1, bPoeAtr1.hap1, whole genome shotgun sequence:
- the BCLAF3 gene encoding BCLAF1 and THRAP3 family member 3 isoform X1 — protein MTRSRSRSPRWKPRSLSPAFRTPEHHRQRHDHINYDCEYKSFRKDPKKSMPWRTEDEKYGQSNSRFAPHGNNHQRIYERRSPSPNLKRIPMEDAYSHKPYRTHSSERTESNRRCQLPPKYSEIPYKDHDRPFYQHKMEDRYMFDHYKVTGNEKGMKPFHRPLGASCKLERKWHEDDLRHQRLHEEKYGQSPRRVSDEFTARSSLQKRYPEDHDYREYGHASKRAKEMERYDGGDVARNSKWKQERSFPPCQEKEEQRYPGAQSHRSAEREYLGGSVTKIAYEYSHKRRRHPDGDKPFPDDRAQKYVKQEEQKYSSSKGARNSKELDYFSGGRARRTEERHVEEPLKYSSKKGCNACVNSSKMDVELRSFKNKLNEKVRKDGELRKNVDSSNSQHDASHTVSDVKMSDASCMREHLTVKVDMKKMVTKYRTSSHTTERQMSHDLVAVGRKKENFHPVFEHMESVTQNIENDPSKEFTQEIITIIHQVKANYFASSDITLHERFSNIQDKSSANTSEVKIHLDPEIHRRIDMSLAELQNKRTVPSESPQNIVRVLEDPNDLRYDIERRRKERLKNEDERVFHVDGVTPRKQQSCNLSKLQTSQVDGFQKPVRFIKPPLRKFIGRPHLNSYCSSKPSDTYPYSRIRGHLENAGPIRRHFKSNFADGRLQPHYKSGLVQKGLYIQAKYQRLRSVGVRGFATNKFRDGFLRKEKGNLNITTET, from the exons ATGACAAGATCTAGATCAAGATCACCACGATGGAAACCAAG gTCCTTATCTCCAGCTTTTAGGACTCCAGAGCACCATAGGCAAAGGCATGATCATATTAATTATGACTGTGAATATAAAAGCTTTCGTAAGGATCCAAAAAAGTCTATGCCTTGGAGAACAGAAGATGAGAAGTATGGACAAAGCAATTCCAGGTTTGCACCTCATGGAAATAACCACCAGAGAATATATGAACGTAGGTCACCTTCACCAAACCTGAAAAGAATTCCCATGGAAGATGCTTACAGTCATAAGCCCTACAGAACACATTCATCTGAAAGAACTGAAAGTAATAGGAGATGCCAGTTACCACCAAAATACTCGGAAATACCTTATAAAGATCATGATCGTCCATTTTACCAGCACAAGATGGAGGACAGATACATGTTTGATCACTACAAAGTCACTGGTAATGAAAAAGGAATGAAACCTTTTCATAGACCATTAGGGGCTTCATGCaaacttgaaagaaaatggCATGAAGATGACTTGAGGCACCAGAGGTTACATGAGGAGAAGTATGGTCAGTCACCCAGAAGAGTTTCTGATGAATTTACGGCAAGGAGCTCTTTACAGAAGAG GTATCCTGAAGATCACGATTACAGAGAATATGGGCACGCGTCTAAAAGGGCTAAGGAAATGGAGAGGTATGACGGTGGAGATGTAGCAAGAAATTCCAAGTGGAAGCAAGAACGTTCTTTTCCACCCTGCCAAGAAAAGGAGGAGCAAAGATACCCGGGTGCCCAGTCCCACCGGTCGGCTGAGAGGGAGTACTTGGGGGGGTCTGTCACAAAGATAGCCTATGAGTACAGTCACAAACGGCGCAGGCATCCCGACGGGGACAAGCCTTTTCCAGACGACAGAGCTCAGAAGTACGTGaagcaggaagagcagaagTACAGCTCTTCCAAGGGTGCCCGGAACAGCAAGGAGTTAGATTACTTTAGTGGTGGCAGAGCGAGGCGGACTGAAGAACGGCACGTTGAGGAACCTCTTAAATACAGTTCAAAGAAGGGCTGCAATGCTTGTGTTAACTCTTCCAAAATGGATGTTGAGCTgagatcttttaaaaacaaactgaatGAAAAAGTGAGGAAAGATGGGGAATTGAGGAAAAATGTAGATTCCTCCAATAGTCAGCATGATGCAAGTCATACTGTTTCAGATGTGAAAATGTCAGATGCCAGCTGTATGAGAGAACATCTCACAGTCAAAGTGGATATGAAGAAAATGGTGACCAAGTACAG gACTTCTAGTCACACTACGGAGAGACAGATGTCCCATGATCTGGTTGCTGttggcagaaaaaaagaaaattttcatcCAGTGTTTGAGCACATGGAATCTGTAACACAAAACATTGAAAATGACCCATCAAAAGAATTTACTCAGGAAATAATCACAATTATTCATCAAGTGAAAG CAAATTATTTTGCATCTTCTGACATAACTCTACATGAACGGTTCTCAAATATTCAGGATAAATCAAGTGCAAATACAAGTGAAGTTAAAATACATTTGGATCCAGAAATTCACAG GAGGATTGACATGTCTCTAGCAGAACTTCAGAACAAACGAACTGTGCCATCTGAATCTCCCCAG AACATTGTAAGAGTGTTAGAAGATCCAAATGATCTACGGTATGATatagaaaggagaagaaaagagagattGAAGAATGAAGATGAGAGAGTGTTTCATGTAGATGGTGTAACTCCAAG GAAACAGCAAAGCTGCAATCTTTCAAAGTTACAAACATCTCAAGTTGATGGTTTCCAAAAGCCTGTGAGGTTCATTAAGCCACCTTTGAGGAAATTTATTGGGAGGCCTCATCTG AATTCTTACTGTTCTTCAAAACCAAGTGACACGTACCCCTACAGCCGTATTAGAGGACATCTTGAAAATGCAGGACCCATCAGAAGGCACTTTAAG AGTAACTTTGCAGATGGCCGTTTGCAACCCCATTATAAATCAGGCTTAGTGCAGAAGGGTTTATATATTCAGGCTAAGTACCAGCGACTGCGTTCTGTTGGTGTAAGGGGATTTGCCACTAATAAATTCAGAGATGGAtttttgaggaaagaaaag GGAAATCTAAATATTACAACAGAAACCTGA
- the BCLAF3 gene encoding BCLAF1 and THRAP3 family member 3 isoform X2, producing the protein MTRSRSRSPRWKPRSLSPAFRTPEHHRQRHDHINYDCEYKSFRKDPKKSMPWRTEDEKYGQSNSRFAPHGNNHQRIYERRSPSPNLKRIPMEDAYSHKPYRTHSSERTESNRRCQLPPKYSEIPYKDHDRPFYQHKMEDRYMFDHYKVTGNEKGMKPFHRPLGASCKLERKWHEDDLRHQRLHEEKYGQSPRRVSDEFTARSSLQKRYPEDHDYREYGHASKRAKEMERYDGGDVARNSKWKQERSFPPCQEKEEQRYPGAQSHRSAEREYLGGSVTKIAYEYSHKRRRHPDGDKPFPDDRAQKYVKQEEQKYSSSKGARNSKELDYFSGGRARRTEERHVEEPLKYSSKKGCNACVNSSKMDVELRSFKNKLNEKVRKDGELRKNVDSSNSQHDASHTVSDVKMSDASCMREHLTVKVDMKKMVTKYRTSSHTTERQMSHDLVAVGRKKENFHPVFEHMESVTQNIENDPSKEFTQEIITIIHQVKANYFASSDITLHERFSNIQDKSSANTSEVKIHLDPEIHRRIDMSLAELQNKRTVPSESPQNIVRVLEDPNDLRYDIERRRKERLKNEDERVFHVDGVTPRKQQSCNLSKLQTSQVDGFQKPVRFIKPPLRKFIGRPHLNSYCSSKPSDTYPYSRIRGHLENAGPIRRHFKGNLNITTET; encoded by the exons ATGACAAGATCTAGATCAAGATCACCACGATGGAAACCAAG gTCCTTATCTCCAGCTTTTAGGACTCCAGAGCACCATAGGCAAAGGCATGATCATATTAATTATGACTGTGAATATAAAAGCTTTCGTAAGGATCCAAAAAAGTCTATGCCTTGGAGAACAGAAGATGAGAAGTATGGACAAAGCAATTCCAGGTTTGCACCTCATGGAAATAACCACCAGAGAATATATGAACGTAGGTCACCTTCACCAAACCTGAAAAGAATTCCCATGGAAGATGCTTACAGTCATAAGCCCTACAGAACACATTCATCTGAAAGAACTGAAAGTAATAGGAGATGCCAGTTACCACCAAAATACTCGGAAATACCTTATAAAGATCATGATCGTCCATTTTACCAGCACAAGATGGAGGACAGATACATGTTTGATCACTACAAAGTCACTGGTAATGAAAAAGGAATGAAACCTTTTCATAGACCATTAGGGGCTTCATGCaaacttgaaagaaaatggCATGAAGATGACTTGAGGCACCAGAGGTTACATGAGGAGAAGTATGGTCAGTCACCCAGAAGAGTTTCTGATGAATTTACGGCAAGGAGCTCTTTACAGAAGAG GTATCCTGAAGATCACGATTACAGAGAATATGGGCACGCGTCTAAAAGGGCTAAGGAAATGGAGAGGTATGACGGTGGAGATGTAGCAAGAAATTCCAAGTGGAAGCAAGAACGTTCTTTTCCACCCTGCCAAGAAAAGGAGGAGCAAAGATACCCGGGTGCCCAGTCCCACCGGTCGGCTGAGAGGGAGTACTTGGGGGGGTCTGTCACAAAGATAGCCTATGAGTACAGTCACAAACGGCGCAGGCATCCCGACGGGGACAAGCCTTTTCCAGACGACAGAGCTCAGAAGTACGTGaagcaggaagagcagaagTACAGCTCTTCCAAGGGTGCCCGGAACAGCAAGGAGTTAGATTACTTTAGTGGTGGCAGAGCGAGGCGGACTGAAGAACGGCACGTTGAGGAACCTCTTAAATACAGTTCAAAGAAGGGCTGCAATGCTTGTGTTAACTCTTCCAAAATGGATGTTGAGCTgagatcttttaaaaacaaactgaatGAAAAAGTGAGGAAAGATGGGGAATTGAGGAAAAATGTAGATTCCTCCAATAGTCAGCATGATGCAAGTCATACTGTTTCAGATGTGAAAATGTCAGATGCCAGCTGTATGAGAGAACATCTCACAGTCAAAGTGGATATGAAGAAAATGGTGACCAAGTACAG gACTTCTAGTCACACTACGGAGAGACAGATGTCCCATGATCTGGTTGCTGttggcagaaaaaaagaaaattttcatcCAGTGTTTGAGCACATGGAATCTGTAACACAAAACATTGAAAATGACCCATCAAAAGAATTTACTCAGGAAATAATCACAATTATTCATCAAGTGAAAG CAAATTATTTTGCATCTTCTGACATAACTCTACATGAACGGTTCTCAAATATTCAGGATAAATCAAGTGCAAATACAAGTGAAGTTAAAATACATTTGGATCCAGAAATTCACAG GAGGATTGACATGTCTCTAGCAGAACTTCAGAACAAACGAACTGTGCCATCTGAATCTCCCCAG AACATTGTAAGAGTGTTAGAAGATCCAAATGATCTACGGTATGATatagaaaggagaagaaaagagagattGAAGAATGAAGATGAGAGAGTGTTTCATGTAGATGGTGTAACTCCAAG GAAACAGCAAAGCTGCAATCTTTCAAAGTTACAAACATCTCAAGTTGATGGTTTCCAAAAGCCTGTGAGGTTCATTAAGCCACCTTTGAGGAAATTTATTGGGAGGCCTCATCTG AATTCTTACTGTTCTTCAAAACCAAGTGACACGTACCCCTACAGCCGTATTAGAGGACATCTTGAAAATGCAGGACCCATCAGAAGGCACTTTAAG GGAAATCTAAATATTACAACAGAAACCTGA